Proteins from a genomic interval of Trifolium pratense cultivar HEN17-A07 linkage group LG6, ARS_RC_1.1, whole genome shotgun sequence:
- the LOC123889796 gene encoding peroxidase 44-like, with amino-acid sequence MQTTILLILFFFVLPLAVGDDLRVGFYSSSCPRAEMIVHQVVERNFIQDGSITAALLRMHFHDCFVRGCDASILIDSKKGNQSEKESVANRTVRGFNLIDEIKKVLENACLATVSCADIIALATRDSVALAGGPSYNVPTGRRDGLVSSINEVKLPTPEISVSDAFKIFNSKGMTMEEMVTLLGAHTVGITHCSFIESRIKNESFSMDGDLRNKLFEVCGIKERDPTVVLDQKTPFVFDNEFYNEILLRRGVLSIDQNLALDSISKEVVTSLAANGVSFREKFVGAVVKMGKIDVLTGNEGEIRKNCRVFNS; translated from the exons ATGCAGACAACAATTTTATTGATCTTATTCTTCTTTGTGCTTCCATTGGCAGTCGGTGATGATCTAAGGGTTGGGTTCTATAGCTCAAGCTGTCCAAGAGCAGAGATGATTGTCCATCAAGTTGTTGAGAGGAATTTTATCCAAGACGGATCCATAACTGCTGCCCTGCTACGTATGCACTTCCATGACTGCTTTGTCAGA GGGTGTGATGCATCCATTTTAATAGATTCAAAAAAGGGTAATCAATCAGAGAAAGAATCTGTAGCAAATCGGACAGTTAGAGGATTCAACCTCattgatgaaataaaaaaagTCCTGGAAAATGCATGTCTGGCAACAGTTTCTTGTGCAGACATAATTGCATTAGCAACAAGAGATTCTGTTGCTTTAGCTGGTGGACCAAGCTACAATGTGCCTACAGGAAGACGGGACGGATTAGTTTCAAGCATTAATGAAGTAAAACTTCCAACACCAGAGATCTCTGTTTCAGATgcattcaaaattttcaattccAAAGGCATGACAATGGAAGAGATGGTTACTCTACTTGGAGCTCACACCGTTGGTATCACGCATTGTAGCTTCATTGAAAGTAggattaaaaatgaaagttTCTCAATGGATGGTGAtttgagaaataaattatttgaagttTGTGGCATTAAAGAGAGAGATCCAACAGTGGTTTTGGATCAGAAGACACCATTTGTGTTTGACAATGAATTTTACAATGAAATTCTTTTGAGGAGAGGAGTGCTATCGATTGATCAAAATCTGGCTCTGGATTCTATCTCAAAAGAAGTGGTAACAAGTTTGGCTGCTAATGGAGTGAGCTTTAGGGAGAAATTTGTTGGTGCAGTAGTCAAGATGGGAAAAATTGATGTGTTGACGGGAAATGAAGGGGAAATTAGAAAAAATTGCAGAGTTTTTAACTCGTAA